In Planctomycetaceae bacterium, the sequence AGGCTTTCATGTACGTCGGCGCCGTCGAAGAAGCCGCCGAGCAGGCGGAGAAACTGAAGAAACAAGAGTAATCAGTAATCAGTAATCGGTAATCAGTAATCAGTAATCGGTAATCACGACGAGGCATCCGGATTATGGACTTCTACGACGTCATCCAGCGGCGCTGCAGCGTGCGGAAGTACCAGAACCGCCCGGTCGAGGACGACAAGCTCACGCGCATCCTCAATGCCGGGCGACTGGCGCCCTCGGGACGCAACCGCCAGGAATGGAAATTCGTCGTCGTGCGTGAGGAGGACACGCGGGCGGCGCTGGCCGCGGCCAGCGAACAGCCCTGGTTGGCGCGGGCGCCGGTCATCATCGCCGTGGCGGGGCTCAACCCCGACCGCGTCATGTCCTGCGGCATCGCGGCAGACCCCGTCGACTGCGCCATCGCCATCGATCACATGGTGCTGGCCGCCACGGCAGAGGGGCTCGGCGCGTGCTGGGTCGGGCATTTTTCGCAGGAAGCCTGCTGCCAGATCCTGGACGTGCCTGCCACCGCCAAGATCATCGAGATGCTGGCGATGGGCTATTCTGACCAGGCCTGTGCGCCCAAGACCCGCAAAGGACTCGACGAGGTAGTCTCCTATGAGCGATTCACATGAGATGAAAATCGAGCACCCCGAGCGGCTCAAACCGTTCCACTGCGAACTGCTCGTGCCCGACGCCAAGATCTGCGACGTGCAGGCGGTCTACGCGGTCTTCCCGCTCATCGACGGGCTCATGGGCGTCCTGCACGGTCACGCCCCGATGATCGGACGCATCGGCGGCGGGGCCATGACCCTGACCGGACCTAACGGGCGGCTGTGCCAGTTCTACGTCGCCGGCGGATTCGTCCAGATCACCCGCGAGAAGGTGACACTGTTGGCCGAAGAGTGCATCCCCGCCGACAAACTCGACCGCGAGGTCGTCTGGCAGGAACTCGAGGCCGTGCGCAAACGTCCCGTCACCACGGACGAAGAAGAGCAGGAACGCCTCCAGGCGATGGCCGCCGTGCGCGTCAAATTCCGCCTCGCCCAGCGAACCGCCAAGGGCAAGTAGCATCTATGGGCGAACAACCACAACACCTCCGCATCGCCACGCGCGGCAGCGAATTGGCGTTGGCCCAGGCCGCCGCCGTGGGCGAGGCCCTGCGGCAGTGCCATCCGGAACTCTCCACCGAACTGGTTGTGATGACCACCCGCGGCGACCGGGAAAAGGGACCCTTGGCCGACGTCGGCGGCAAGGGGCTGTTCACGGCCGAACTCGAAGCGGCTTTGCGCGGCGGCAGAGCACATCTGGCGGTTCACTCGGCCAAGGATCTGCCCGCGGCGATGGATGAGGATCTGGTCATCGTCGCGGTTCCGCCGCGCGAGGACGCCCGCGACGCCCTGGTCAGCCCCGGCGGTTGTGCCGCGGCTGAGCTTCCCGCCGGGGCGCGGGTGGGCACCAGCAGCCTTCGCCGCAGTGCGCAGGTGCTGGCGATGCGCCCCGACCTGACGATCGTGCCCCTGCGCGGCAACGTGCCCACGCGCGTGCGGAAGGTGCTCGACCTGCGCCAACTCGATGCCGCCGTGCTGGCCATGGCCGGGCTCATCCGCCTGGGCGCCCATAATGCCCACCGCGCCAACATCCATCCACTGACGCTCCAGGAATGTACCCCGGCGGCGGGGCAGGGGGCCCTGGCCTTGCAGTGCCTGGCCGCCTCGGAGGCGGCAGAGATTGTTCGCGCCATCGACGACGCCCCCAGCCGCGCCGCCCTGGAGGCCGAACGCGCCGTCCTGCGGGCACTTGGCGCCCAGTGCAATAGCTGCCTGGGCGTTCATGTTGCCCCCGGGCAGGGGCGATGGATGGCGATGGGAATGGCCGCCCGGGCCGACGGCAGCGGGATGATCCGTCTTCGCGAAGAAGCCCCGAGCGCCGCCGCCGCCGGCGATGCGCTGCTCAAGGCCCTGCTATCAAACGGCGCCCAGGAATTGCTCGCCTCGTAACCCTCCACAGGTGCCGGGTGCCATGGCGGCTATCCATCCATCCACCCATCCATCCATCCATCCATCTCTGCATCGGGCGGAATTTTCGTCCTGAGGATTTGCCCCGCCGCCAAAGCAATCGTACGTTCCCGGCAGTGATTCGTTGCGCCCCATGTGAAGGTGATTGCGCCACGTTAAAACTGAAAAAGTTTCCCCGCCCTTAATCAAGCCGCTCCCCTGCCGAACCGATGACCTGTGTGGGTCAGTTTTGCATAAGGAAGCGGTTGTTGTTGGCGGATGGGAAAGACGGCCTGACGGAGGAACACGCGACGCTGGACTATGCCCTGAAAGGAGGTGGTCGGGTAAGGGCAGCAGGCAAAGCGCCGCTCCAGCAGTGTCCCCCTGTGGTCGTCATGCCAGACAAGAACAACAGCCATCGGTATGGCTGTCTATACCGGGCCGGTGGGTCCGGACAATGACAACCCGAGCAAAACGTATTGACAGAGCCGAGGCTATGTAGAGCCCGGCACCACCCTTAGAAAACACTGGATTATCGGAGGTCATTGTAATGAACCGCAAGCAATCGGCATTCACCCTGGTTGAAATCCTGATCGTGGTCGTGATCCTGGGCATTTTGGCCGCGATCGTCATCCCGCAGTTTACCGACGCCGGCAACGACGCCCGCGCATCGGCCCTCAAGAGCGACCTGCAGACCGTTCGCAGCCAGCTCGCCCTGTACAAGGTGCAGCACCTGGACTCGTATCCCGCCGCTGCAACCTTCGTCACGCAGATGACGACCAAGACCGACTCCTCCGGCGCCGCCGGCGGCACGCTGGGCGCCTATCTGCAGACCTTCCCCGCCAATCCCTACAACAACCTCAGCACGGTTGAAGTCGAGAGCGGCACGGCGGGACTGGGCAACGGCAGTCACGGCTGGCACTTTGACACCGCCACCGGAATGTTCGCTGCCGACGACAGCGCCGAGCACGGCGCCTGGTAAGTCCTGACAGGCAGTAACGCACACGTGAGGCCGGCCGGGACCGCCGTCAGGGCGCGTTCCGGCCGGCTTTCATGAGGGTCCTGAACTATGCGGCGGCGCGGACGACATCGAGCGAGGGGCATGACGCTGCTGGAGGCGCTGCTGGCCAGCACGATTCTGGCCGCCTGCGCCTTTGCCGTCACCACGCCCTTCGCCGCCAGCGCTCAGAACGACCAGACGCAGCAGCGCTGGACCCTGGCGACCTGCCTGGCGCAGGAAATGATGGAAGAAATTCTCAGCAAACCTTTCAAGGACCCTCAGGGCTCCGTCGCCTGCGGACCCGACAGCGGCGAAGGGTCCCGGATGCAGTTCGACAATGTCGACGACTACCAGGGTTTCACCGAAACCGCCGGACACATCGCCGACGCCGCCGGGGCGGTCTGCGCCAGCGACGCCGCGGCCGGTCTGAGCCGGCGTGTGACCGTGGAATACGTCTACCTACCCGGCCAGCAGACGCAGCATCCGGCGTCGTTCGCGCGGGTGATCGTCGAGGTGCGCCACCTGGACGTGCCCGTCATTACCCTGACGCGGCTGGTTTACGACATGGGCCAATAGCATGAACGCACTCGATTACCCTCAGCGATGTCCGGCGGCGCGGCGGGGCTTTACCCTGGCCGAGCTGATCCTGGCGTTGGCCACCACGGCGATGGTCGCCACCGCCGTGGCGGCCATGAGCGTGGCCCTGTCGAACGCCGGTCAGAGCAGCCGCGACCAGCAGCTCTGCATGCAAGAGGCGCGCGTCGCCATGCGACAGCTCGAAGACGTCACCCGCAAGGCCAAGCTGATCACCGCCTGCGACAGCCGCCGCGTGGCGCTGTGGATGTCCGACGCCAACAACGACGGGCAGATCAACATGACCGAGATGGGCGTGATCGAGTGGAACAGCGCCTCGGGCGAGGTGCGCCTGTACCGCATCGTCTACCCGGCGAGCTGGGGGCAGTGGCTGCAAACGTACATGGACTACACGGTCGATCTGTTCTATTTCGTGGGCATCAATAACGCCACGGCCAACGTCACCTCGTCCTATTACGCCCAGTCGACCCTGCTGGCGTCGAACGTGTCGTCGTTCAAGGTCAGCCCCTCCCCCGCACCGCCGGCGAGCAATCTCTTGAGCATCGAGATGACCTTGGGCAGCGGCGCCGAGACCACCACGCTGCGAACGGCCGTTCAGATCCGCGGCGACAAGACGGCCTCGGTATATTCCTACGGTGGATTGTATTACCTGGCGGCGCCATGAAGAACTTCAGCACATATCGGCGGCGGCGCGGCGGCTTCGCACTGGTGATGGTGCTGATGCTGGTGGCCGTGGCGGCTACCATGGGCATGGCCTGCCTCAGCGCCAGTGGGATCGAGATGGCCGGCACGGAGAACCTCCGCCGCGCGGCCCGGTCGCGTTACCTGGCCGAATCGGGCGTTTTCCATGCCCTGGCCCTGCTGCAGCGTGACCCCGACGCCCCCGCGGCTATCGGCGGACACGCCTCGACGTCCTATTCCGCCGACAGCACCGGCGACACTTACGCGTACACGGTTTCCGGCGGAAGCAGCGGGCGATACACGCTCACTGCGTCGGCCAACAGCGGCGGCGTCTGCCAAGCCGTCGGTATGACCATCAAGCTCAGCAGTTCGTATCTGACCGACCTGATCGCCAAGGGACCCCTGACGTACTGGCGGCTGGGCGAGGGCAGCGGCGCGACGGCCGGCGAGGTCGTCCGTGGCGCCAATGGAACGTACTTCAATACAGGTTACGGCGAGACCGGCGCCTTGGCCGGCGACAGCAACCGCTGCGCCCGCTTTAACGGGGTCAGCAGCTATGTGAAGATGCCCAACTCGTCGCTGTATCAGGTCGCCAACGGCACGTTCGTGCTCTGGTTCAAGCCGACCACCCTGCCCCAGACCGCCGCATTGTTCTCCAAGAATAACAACAAGGAACAGGCGTACGACGACCAGTTCGAAATCCGCCTCGACAACCAGGGGCGCGTTGGCGCCGAGTTTACCCGCTATCGAATCGCCCACGGTCTCAGCGGCGGCACGGTGCAGCTCAACCAGTGGCACTGCGTTGCCGTCACGTTCGGGTCGGGGGGCATGAAGCTGTACGTCGACGGGGTGCTGGTGGCGAGCAACAGCTACACCGGCGGTCTGCAGGGCAATGCCGACCCGATCATCCTGGGCGCCTCGGCGTCGAGCAGTCCCGTCTGGCAGGGTTGGCCGCTGCGAGACTATTTCCGTGGGCAGATCGACGAAGTGGCCATGTTCACCACGGTCAAATCGGCGCAGCAGATTCAGCAAATATACGATGCCCAGGCCGCCGACGTGACGATTATCAGTTGGGACCGATAAC encodes:
- a CDS encoding nitroreductase family protein, with translation MDFYDVIQRRCSVRKYQNRPVEDDKLTRILNAGRLAPSGRNRQEWKFVVVREEDTRAALAAASEQPWLARAPVIIAVAGLNPDRVMSCGIAADPVDCAIAIDHMVLAATAEGLGACWVGHFSQEACCQILDVPATAKIIEMLAMGYSDQACAPKTRKGLDEVVSYERFT
- a CDS encoding F0F1 ATP synthase subunit epsilon; protein product: MSDSHEMKIEHPERLKPFHCELLVPDAKICDVQAVYAVFPLIDGLMGVLHGHAPMIGRIGGGAMTLTGPNGRLCQFYVAGGFVQITREKVTLLAEECIPADKLDREVVWQELEAVRKRPVTTDEEEQERLQAMAAVRVKFRLAQRTAKGK
- the hemC gene encoding hydroxymethylbilane synthase; this translates as MGEQPQHLRIATRGSELALAQAAAVGEALRQCHPELSTELVVMTTRGDREKGPLADVGGKGLFTAELEAALRGGRAHLAVHSAKDLPAAMDEDLVIVAVPPREDARDALVSPGGCAAAELPAGARVGTSSLRRSAQVLAMRPDLTIVPLRGNVPTRVRKVLDLRQLDAAVLAMAGLIRLGAHNAHRANIHPLTLQECTPAAGQGALALQCLAASEAAEIVRAIDDAPSRAALEAERAVLRALGAQCNSCLGVHVAPGQGRWMAMGMAARADGSGMIRLREEAPSAAAAGDALLKALLSNGAQELLAS
- a CDS encoding prepilin-type N-terminal cleavage/methylation domain-containing protein, whose product is MNRKQSAFTLVEILIVVVILGILAAIVIPQFTDAGNDARASALKSDLQTVRSQLALYKVQHLDSYPAAATFVTQMTTKTDSSGAAGGTLGAYLQTFPANPYNNLSTVEVESGTAGLGNGSHGWHFDTATGMFAADDSAEHGAW
- a CDS encoding prepilin-type N-terminal cleavage/methylation domain-containing protein, coding for MNALDYPQRCPAARRGFTLAELILALATTAMVATAVAAMSVALSNAGQSSRDQQLCMQEARVAMRQLEDVTRKAKLITACDSRRVALWMSDANNDGQINMTEMGVIEWNSASGEVRLYRIVYPASWGQWLQTYMDYTVDLFYFVGINNATANVTSSYYAQSTLLASNVSSFKVSPSPAPPASNLLSIEMTLGSGAETTTLRTAVQIRGDKTASVYSYGGLYYLAAP
- a CDS encoding LamG-like jellyroll fold domain-containing protein; amino-acid sequence: MKNFSTYRRRRGGFALVMVLMLVAVAATMGMACLSASGIEMAGTENLRRAARSRYLAESGVFHALALLQRDPDAPAAIGGHASTSYSADSTGDTYAYTVSGGSSGRYTLTASANSGGVCQAVGMTIKLSSSYLTDLIAKGPLTYWRLGEGSGATAGEVVRGANGTYFNTGYGETGALAGDSNRCARFNGVSSYVKMPNSSLYQVANGTFVLWFKPTTLPQTAALFSKNNNKEQAYDDQFEIRLDNQGRVGAEFTRYRIAHGLSGGTVQLNQWHCVAVTFGSGGMKLYVDGVLVASNSYTGGLQGNADPIILGASASSSPVWQGWPLRDYFRGQIDEVAMFTTVKSAQQIQQIYDAQAADVTIISWDR